The Arachis ipaensis cultivar K30076 chromosome B03, Araip1.1, whole genome shotgun sequence region GTTGAAAGTGGATCAAGTGTTGCTGTTTTTGGTCTTGGTGCTGTAGGATTAGGGGTATGCTTCAAAGAGATTTGTTGGAAGTTACTCAATCCGTCCATCAATAACTGTCGGACTGAAAAAAATTTCGTACATATCCGACAGTTATCGATGGATGGAGGGAGTAGTTTGCTTCTAGTTTTGAGCCTtgatgagttttgataatgaccTTGTGATGCAGGCTATAAGCGGAGCGAAAATGCTGGGGGCTACTAAGATAATAGGGATTGACACAAATGAGatgaagagagaaaaagggaaagcttTTGGAATGACTGATTTTATAAATCCTCAAGATTCTGATAAACCTCCATCAGAATTGGTGAAGGAACTGAGTGATGGATTTGGTGTGGATTATTCTTTTGAGTGCACTGGAGTTCCATCTTTGATTAGTGAATCCTTAGCAGCCACAAAGATGGTTAGTTTCACTTCTGTCAAGTAATTCAGCTGTTTGATTTCATCAAATTATTATATGATCCTTGCTTCTAATTGTTGTTTCGGATTATGTAGGGAACCGGTAAAGCAATATCTATTGGCGCGCCAAATGAACCTATTGTGCCTTTCAATCATACAACAATTCTGGCTGGCAGAACTCTGAAGGGTTCTGTTTTTGGAGGTCTAAAAACCATGTCAGACCTTTCAATTGTAGCTGACAAATGCCAAAAGGAGGTACTTTAAACTTTAAAGACACTTAAGTTCAATAGATACACTACGTTATCGTTTCTGGAATATGCTTAATACATTGATGAAGAAGTCTCACAATTATTTAATGTATTCGGACTATTTATTTACATTTTCACAGGAGTTCCCTCTTCAGGAGCTATTCACCCATGAGGTCCCATTGACAGATATAAGCAAAGCATTTGATCTACTCAAAGAGCCAAATTGTGTCAAAGTTGTCATCAAGATATGATTTTCTAACAATTGATGGATGTAAAATTCAAATTATGCAGCTTCAGATAGTTTTATAGGAGAATATTCTGCTTTAAAAATCACAGAAGTTGCAGTCCAACAACTGTTCTGTGTGAATATGAATAAAGAATTGTTTGATGCATGTGTGTATAAGTTGGCAGTTATTTTACTTCACCATTGTAatgcaaaatcaaacaaatttgTGATATGCAATGTAACTTTTTATTCAAGTGCAAATGTTTTAATAAGAAGTAAGGTGTTCAGCTCCTACTTTGAAATTTATTCAAACAGGCAAATAATCAAGTTTCAGTGAGTAACTTTGCTTATGTAAGCTCCTAATTGCAGGAACAAGTGAACATAACTGAATTCATTGTCAATTCGTCACTATTCAACAAAAGTAGACATACTCTTTGAGTTTGTCATCTGATTCTCTATACTAATCTATTCTATACAACATGTATATGCTAATCTATGTCAATCTTCTACAGTCTGAGATTTATAGCCCATTCAAGCGAGAAGTGATCCGTTGGAAGACATGTTCACTACAAGGAATAGTGAGACCTCCCATGGGATGATCATATCCAAATTCTTCTTCAGCTTGACTCAACAAGTCTTGGAATGAAGGTTGGTTCAAGTATGATACGGGGATCACAAAACGCTTTTGATTCTCTCCAACATACACTGCAAGATACCCTTTTGGGAGTTCCACAGATTTTGAAGCTGCTTCGCTAGCTGAGAATGATGATGCCCTTCGAATAACAGGTAAACGGAAACCCATTTTTTCTGTATGTATGTAAGAACTAGAGCAGAAAAGCTTTCAAGTTTAAGATAAGAATCTGTTAAGTGTTGATGCTTAAGAATGGCAATGAATTGTGTTGTTTCTGAAGACAGGAGGAAATGTATTTATAGATTTTAAGATTCTTTGGAAGATTATTATTTCCAAGATAAAATTATTGTTGAAGTCACTATAGGATTGCGGGGCATACACACGAGAGATCACATGGTGCTGTCTTAGAAGTGGTTAAGAGTGAATGCCCCCACCTTCTCAAAGAATAGCCAAGACTGAAGCCACTGCAATCAAATGAGATAAGATCAAACTGAAGCCTTATATTTGTTTCATGTCTTAATTGGTATTCCATATTTTTGTAAACATGCTTTAGACATGTCACATTTTCTTCAATGTTGAGAAATTGACTAAATGCTAATATATAGCTACCAACTGTTGAAATAATCTTGGCAATGAAAACAGGTACTTGATGGCTATATATTCATATTTATTTATGGACATGTTTTAAGACATCTCATATGAATCCTTTCACGTACTGATGTACCCTGTGATCTGTATTCTATTGCAATAAATGTAGTCATATCCACTCTGCATCATTATTAGACAATTTCCACTGATTTAGTAGGTTACCCATCAGTATGAAGAGCCAACTTATGTGATATGTCTTAAACATGTCTGCGACATAATAAGTAGTAGTCCATTAAATCAGCTTTGTATTTAACCATTTATTAGCTTCTCAGTTGTCTCTTTCAAAAGGTGGCAACATTGTTTGGCAAGAACTCTCAAATCTAAAGTAATCTTTCATAAACACAATGAAGACACTACCATGTGATCTTCGTTTCGCCCTTGTCTCAAAGTAGGCCTTATCGAATGGCTAATTACAAAAACTTATAGATGGTATATCTATATATAGACGGTTACCCTTGCACTCTAAAGCAACACAAATCAGTAGCAACAACAATTCTTCTTTACACCCTTTGAGATCATTTGCATTTTTATTAGTTTGAAGCAAAAGAAAACAATGGGATTTCGCTTACCTGCTATTAGAAGGGCATCATCTGCTGTAACCCAAGCAGCCTCCGTCCCAAAAGGCTATCTTGCAGTCTATGTTGGAGAGAAGATGAAGCGGTTTGTGATTCTTATTTCCTATTTGAGTCAACCTTCATTTCAGGAGTTACTAATCCAAGCAGAAGAAGAATTCGGATATGGTCATCCAATGGGTGGCCTCACTATTCCTTGCAAGGAGAATGCTTTCGTGGATCTCACGTCTCGCTTGAATGGACTATAGTATAGTCGAAGGAAAACAAGACTGACTTAGATTAATTGAGAGACAAATTTGTA contains the following coding sequences:
- the LOC107628819 gene encoding auxin-induced protein 6B-like, producing MGFRLPVIRRASSFSASEAASKSVELPKGYLAVYVGENQKRFVIPVSYLNQPSFQDLLSQAEEEFGYDHPMGGLTIPCSEHVFQRITSPMGFRLPGIRKATQAASKGGEIPKGYLAVYVGEKMKRFIVPISYLNQPSFQDLLSKAEEEFGYVHPMGGLTIPCTEDLFCSIISILD